The following proteins are encoded in a genomic region of Clostridium kluyveri:
- a CDS encoding RluA family pseudouridine synthase, whose translation MKVEIGSNESGQRLDKFLRKWLQDVPISGIYKAIRKGDIKVNGKKTKEKYFLMDKDIVEAQYIVSKGKNFEFNKVNSNFLKITYEDENMILVEKWPGVLVHSDKKTDDVTLTDYVLSHLYDKGDFKPETEVTFTPSPCNRLDRNTSGIVIYGKNYESLKLLNEIIRERNIRKYYQALVKGRINEGIYEGYILKDRKNNISNVYDSPKKNTKKISMDVKVLHTCGTYSLVELELITGRSHQLRTHLAHLGNPIIGDTKYGISKINSFFYNKYGLTYQYLYAYKVIFKDCTGKLSYMNNKTISEKLPPIFKKIKNDIFNKF comes from the coding sequence ATGAAAGTAGAAATAGGAAGTAATGAATCAGGTCAGCGATTGGATAAATTTTTAAGAAAATGGCTTCAGGATGTACCTATAAGCGGCATATATAAGGCTATAAGAAAAGGCGATATTAAAGTAAATGGAAAAAAGACTAAAGAGAAGTATTTCCTTATGGATAAGGATATAGTAGAAGCTCAATATATAGTTTCAAAGGGGAAAAATTTTGAGTTTAATAAGGTAAACAGTAATTTTTTGAAGATAACCTATGAAGATGAAAATATGATTCTGGTGGAAAAGTGGCCGGGAGTATTAGTGCATTCAGATAAAAAGACTGATGATGTGACTTTAACAGATTATGTATTATCTCATTTATATGACAAGGGAGATTTTAAACCGGAAACAGAAGTTACCTTTACTCCTTCTCCCTGTAATAGGCTGGATAGAAATACTTCGGGTATAGTAATATATGGAAAAAACTATGAGTCGTTGAAATTGTTAAATGAAATAATAAGGGAGAGAAATATAAGAAAATATTACCAGGCATTGGTGAAGGGAAGAATAAATGAAGGTATTTATGAAGGATATATATTAAAAGATAGAAAAAATAATATTTCCAATGTATATGATTCACCTAAAAAGAATACGAAAAAAATATCTATGGATGTAAAAGTTCTTCATACCTGTGGTACCTATTCCTTAGTGGAATTGGAATTAATTACAGGTAGAAGTCATCAGTTAAGGACACATTTAGCACATTTAGGAAATCCTATAATAGGAGATACTAAATATGGCATATCTAAAATAAATAGTTTTTTTTATAACAAGTATGGATTAACCTATCAGTATTTATATGCCTATAAGGTAATTTTTAAGGATTGTACTGGAAAGTTAAGTTATATGAATAACAAAACTATATCAGAAAAGCTTCCACCTATATTTAAAAAGATAAAAAATGATATATTTAATAAATTTTAA
- a CDS encoding M20 metallopeptidase family protein: MDRDFFSMAQSIKKELIDIRRDLHRHPELGYEEERTSLKIKEFLKKIGVEYMETASTGVCGIIRGKGNKTIGIRADIDALPLKDHKNCSYSSKVKGKMHACGHDAHTTILLGTAKVLNSVKDELKGTVKLFFEPAEETTGGAKLMVKEGVLENPRVDRVIGLHVDENIEVGNIGVKLGVVNAASNPFTIKIKGVGAHGARPHMGVDPIVISSHVILSLQEIISRELPPTDAAVITVGSIHGGTAQNIIPEEVVIAGTMRTMRTEHREYVKERLREITSGVVNSMRGKYEIDIEESYPCLYNDDDVIKDILKAAYKEIGEEHVKMLESPSMGVESFAYFSMERPSAFYYLGCRNESKNIIYPAHGSLFDIDEDCLPIGVSIQCRAAYDFLK, from the coding sequence ATGGATAGAGATTTTTTTAGTATGGCACAGTCTATAAAGAAGGAATTAATTGATATAAGAAGAGATCTTCATAGACATCCTGAACTAGGGTATGAAGAGGAAAGAACTTCTCTTAAAATAAAAGAATTCTTAAAAAAAATAGGTGTAGAATATATGGAAACTGCTAGTACAGGGGTTTGTGGAATAATAAGGGGAAAAGGAAATAAAACTATAGGTATAAGGGCTGATATAGATGCACTTCCTCTGAAAGATCATAAAAACTGCAGCTATTCTTCTAAAGTAAAAGGAAAGATGCATGCCTGCGGTCATGATGCACATACCACTATACTTTTAGGAACAGCTAAAGTTTTAAATAGCGTAAAGGACGAATTGAAAGGAACAGTAAAGTTGTTTTTTGAGCCTGCAGAGGAAACTACTGGAGGAGCTAAACTGATGGTAAAGGAAGGGGTGCTTGAAAATCCCAGAGTAGATAGGGTAATAGGACTTCATGTGGATGAAAATATAGAAGTGGGAAATATAGGCGTAAAATTGGGGGTGGTAAATGCAGCTTCTAATCCATTTACCATAAAAATTAAAGGAGTGGGAGCTCACGGTGCAAGACCCCATATGGGAGTCGATCCCATAGTTATAAGCAGCCATGTAATATTATCACTTCAAGAAATTATAAGCAGGGAACTTCCTCCAACTGATGCGGCAGTCATTACAGTAGGTTCCATACATGGAGGAACTGCTCAAAATATAATACCAGAAGAAGTTGTAATAGCTGGTACCATGAGAACTATGAGAACTGAACATAGGGAATATGTTAAAGAAAGACTCAGGGAGATAACCTCTGGTGTTGTAAATTCTATGAGAGGAAAGTATGAAATAGATATAGAAGAGAGCTATCCTTGTCTGTATAATGATGATGATGTAATTAAAGATATTTTAAAGGCAGCTTATAAGGAAATAGGAGAAGAACATGTAAAAATGCTGGAAAGTCCAAGTATGGGTGTGGAGAGTTTCGCTTATTTTTCTATGGAAAGGCCTTCTGCATTTTATTATTTAGGTTGTAGAAATGAAAGTAAAAATATAATATATCCAGCTCATGGAAGCTTATTTGATATAGATGAAGATTGCCTTCCTATTGGAGTTTCCATACAGTGCAGGGCAGCTTATGATTTTTTGAAATAA